In Primulina huaijiensis isolate GDHJ02 chromosome 4, ASM1229523v2, whole genome shotgun sequence, the DNA window ttgaggaaaaaagaaaaggttaaggttCATGTTGcgtgtcatgaaaatgttatttttatgtaaaagtattttaactgttgcatgtgatttttatACGTATACTtgctatcaagattatggtgtattgaatctttagactcactaggtgtgatggatgcaggtgagaatgagggaggtcttgacacTTGATTTGGCTAGACTgacggtgcacacaacccgaggaccaacgcttctaatatttccgcacttatgattttgattgcgattttacgttaaaatatttttaagaccatttatttatgctttatatttgtttttgagAGGATGGTATATTTCacgtttattgctttttaggcgTGGTAAAACATTTGGATATTttcattgattttaaaaaaatgctagttgattgatgtttttattttaaaggggtaacatattttatgaaaatattttcatgagattatGCCTGGCCGAAAATGggatgtttaaaaaaaaaattccagtaCATTTTAACAttaagaaaggcagacgtttcaattaTTCTGGTGTTGGATGACAATAACTGCACCGAAATGGTGTAATTTTGGTGCAAGATTGAAGATGGCCTGAGAATTGCAAAAACGTAtcgtgtaaatttttttataccaaCCATCATTTTGGTGCAAGATTGAAGATGGCCTGAGAATTGCTAGAACGTATcgtgttaatttttttatacctACCTAGGGCATATTGTAAATATCTGTTAGTTTAAAGGGGCGTGTTGCAATTAAGCCTTAGGATGTGTGTGACGGCCAAGTTTGGAACAGCAGAGAGCCCTTGTTTTTCAGTACTCTCCTTGATCGAATATTCGAATCCATTCCAGACGGCTTTCAATCAACCCTACTGAACTACTATTTCATTTTCTCCGCCGCCACCCGCCGCCGCGGTCGCGAAATGAAGATCCCCACCCTATCTCTCCGCCACCATGTGAATGCCCCCTTTCTCAAAACCACTAGTGCTCACCTCCCTCTCCCACGCCGCACCAACCCTCATTTCTCCGTCCGCATGTCCCTCAGAGAAGACGGCCCATCCGTCGCTCTCGTAGGCGTCACAGGCGCTGTTGGCCAAGAATTCCTGTCCGTCCTATCCGACCGTGACTTCCCCTATCGCTCCCTCATGCTCCTGGCCTCCAAGCGCTCCGCGGGAAAAACCATGACATATGAGAACCGAAGCTACACAATCAAGGAACTGGACGATACCAGCTTCGACGATGTCGACATTGCACTTTTCAGTGCTGGCGGGAGTATAAGCAAGAAATTCGGACCTATAGCCGTTGAAAAAGGCGCCATTGTAGTGGATAATAGCTCCGCGTTTAGGATGGATGAGGGGATTCCGCTCGTGATCCCGGAAGTGAATCCGGCGGCTATGGTGGGAATTAAGTTGAAAAGTGGGAAAGGAGCGCTTATTGCCAATCCTAATTGTTCGACCATTATTTGCCTCGTGGCTGCCACCCCACTTCATCGCCGTGCTAAAGTAAAGTTTTTCTTGCTGATTGATTTATTCGATTATGCTTGCACGGTGGTAAAAGCTTTTCCGTGTAATTTTGTGTGTTTTTGCCTTGTAGAAGATTTTGTTTTGCCATGATCTTTATGTCATTTGTGGATTGGAACTTGTATGACCTTCTTAAGAGCTGGCGATAACAAATGTACAATATATATGGTTGAGAATATAATTgcttatctttaaaatttaatctctaattaaataattgtggTGTGGTTGAGCTAAATATGGTTGCAAGAATGTAGAGATGGAATGCCAATTGGatggatttaatgaatctcTATTCCATGTATAGAAGAGATAAATGAAGTgactaaatattatattttgaaatttatcacTATTGTATAACCATGGTCTAGCCATGAGTATTTGCTTTTATGGTCTCTATGGGGACATGATGTTACTGGTATCGTGTATGGGTGAGAGATGAAATATTAGAATAATAGAGCCTGGTTAGTGTTATCCCTACGTCCTAGAAGATATTTTGGTCATTTACATGGAGATGAAAGTATTTGAAAGTAGCTTGGAAAAATGGCTTTTATTGCTTCCTCTTATACTTCACAGAAGGAAGGCTCAAAGCCTCAAACTCAAAAAGAGCATGGGGAACTTTATTGTTTGTCTATTATctacttattaattaatttaattccaTTAGCTTAACTATGTTGGTGCAACAAGATTCACTGGGCTCATTGCACAATCATTTTATATGCAGCTTATAAACGTACCCTGTAACACTGGGTGCTCAACTTTCCATGCTTTGGGGTGGCTATAATTAATTTGTTATGGCCCCTACAGAACGTATTGAATAATTTTCTCGAGGTGCATTTTTATTGGAGTTATTAGCATGTGGATTTCATAGCAATGAATGTTATTTGTTGAGTGTCTCTTACATTTATGTTTATACATTCACTTTACAGTGAATATCGGAAAcattaaatatgaattatagaATGCTCACTTAGAACTAATAAGGCTTCATTTTATTCATACACCAAATTCAAAGTATATTTGCAtgaaatatttaatgttttgtaGATTAGGATAAATCTGATGAGAATTTAAATTGATATCAATAATTGTATTgatgtgatatgatatgataatcTTGTAAATTTGGTAGGgtaatattttctaatatttgtTTCTCCTTAATAGTTGGGATTTGATATATCCATTGTAACTataaatttatgtattattttcaatgaaatacacaagttttttctctcaatatttttctcatggtatcagagcactaGTGTTTCAATACATCCTACACTAATATGCCTTCAACTTCATCCGTCTTTTCTGAAGAAACTATGACAGAAAAAACTCTTGGGCCTGTCACTATTTTTTCCGGTAGTGACATTTCTTCAATCCAGATCACTACCCACAAATTAAATGGACGTAATTACCTTGAGTGGGCTCTCAGTAAAAATCGTTATTTGTGGGCGTGGGAAACTTGGTTACCTCACAGGAGACTTAAAGCCACCAACGCAATCTGACCCAACACATAAGAATTGGTTGGCTGAAAATTCCATTGTTCGTGCTTGGCGAATCAACTCGATGGAGCCTGAAATCAGTCGGCGCTATCTATGGTTTCACACAGCCAAGGAAGTGTGGGACGCTGCTCGCCGGATGTACTCCGACCTTGGAAATGCATCCCAAATCTATGAGCTCCGATCAAAATTGAAGGATATGAAGCAAGGGGAAAAATCTgtaacgaaatatttttcagaccTCCAAGATATTTGACAAGAACTGGACCTGTTTCATGATGATTCCTCGTCTTTTGCAGACTGCAACATCAAGATCAGGAGTAATCTTGAGAAAGAACGGGTCTTTGATTTTCTAGCTGGGCTTAATCGCCATCTTGATGATGTTCGTGGCCTGGTAGTTGCAAAAGACCCATTTCCATATCCCGACGATGCCTTTGCGGAAGTTCGACGTGAAAAGATGCGAAGAAAagtcatgtttattgatgattCACCAATCCCACCATCTGCTCCTAATGTGTCTGCATTAGCCACACAAAAAGCTGCATTCCCTTGCCAACATTTCCACAAAAGGCCTTGGTGTGATCATTGTAAATGTCCAGGCCATACCAAAGACAAGTGCTGGGCAATTTATGGCAAAACAGCCAATTGGCAGCCGAAGAAAAAGAATAAACAGCATGGTTATCAAGCCCTATCTATTAAAGAACAACCTGGAAACTCAGAAAATTCTGCTCCTTTCACCGATGAGCAGATTGCACAGATTGAAGAATATTGTCGACTCATCCGCCAGGCCTCACTTAATCCACCACAAAACAAAACTGTTCGTTCTTGTTCTATGACTCAATCTGGTAATATTTTCTTGGCCCTCCGCTCTTATTCCATTGGTTCTTGGATTGTTGATTCCGGGGCCTCTGACCATATGACTAgcgattttaatttattttgcacTTGTAAACCCTGTTCTGCCGATACTTCTGTGAAAATCGCTAATGGTTCAATGACTCCAGTTGCTGGTTTTGGTAGCATACGTTTATCTAAGGATATCATCCTAAAGTCAGTTTTCCATGTTCCTACCCTAACTTGCAATATAATCTCAGTGAGTAACACTGGACAATAATTGTATTGCTAAATTTGTTCCTTTGTCATGTCAATTTCAGGACCTACTATCGGGGAAGATGATTGGCAGTGCTAGGATTCACAATGGCCTTTACTACCAAGAGATTCCGCAAGACTGTCTTCCAACTCGAGTGTCTCACGTTGCTTCTCTCTCTGATACTAGTATTAGGACAATAATGTTATGGCATCAGAGACTTGGCCATCCTTGTTTCTCATATCTCAAAAAACTGTTTCCATctttattcaataataaaaGTTTTGATTTGCTTCAGTGTGATATTTGTCATTTAGCTAAGCACACTCGTAATTTTCTTCCTCCAAAAACATATACACCAACCGCTCCATTTTCTCTCATTCATAGTGATCTTTGGGGTCCTTCACCAAGTGCTACGTCAAATGCCAAAAAATGGTTCCTCACAATCATTGATGGCCATACTCGACTCACGTGGGTgtatatcaataataaatctgACACAAGCAAAATTTTCAAAGATTTCCACAGAATGATTAAAACTCAATTTCATACCCATATTCAAACTCTTAGAACCGACAATGGTAAAGAATATTTCAATACCATTCTAGGTGATTATCTGTTGGATAACGAGATTCTTCATCAAAGCTCTTGTGTTGATGCTCCTCAACAAAATGGCGTATCCGAAAGAAAGAATCGTCATTTGTTGGAAGTCGCACGTGCCCTAATGTTCACCGTGAATATTCCTAAGTATCTTTGGGGGGATGCCATTCTCACTGCTGCTTATCTTTTCAATCGCTTACCAAGCCGCACTCTTGACTTTGAAACACCTTTATCCCTTCTTCTTAAAAAATATCCACATGTGTCTACTTCAAATAATCTTCCCTTAAAAACCTATGGTTGTACGGTCTTCATTCATGTCCACAATCACAACAGAAGTAAACTTGATCCTCGATCCATGAAGACTGTGTTCATTGGTTATTCTTCCACTCAAAAAGGTTATAAATGCTACTGCCCACACACAAAGAAGACCTACGTCTCTCGTGATGTCACCTTCCTTGAAAACACTCCTTATTTTCCTCCACCTTCGCTTTAAGGGTGGAACCTAGATACAGAATTTTGGTGGGATACTCCATCTCTTCCCATATGTGATCCACTCCATGAGATTCCTCGAACACCAGACACAAACTCTCCTCAAAATTCTCACACAGATTCTCAGACACATATCCCAATACAGAAAACAGAGGGAGAATCAACACTGTCACATGAGTTAAAAGTCTACTCAAGACGGAACAAACCTCAGGCAACTAAAGACATTGTGAATCCTAACAACAATCAAGAGGATGAACCTGTAGTGGATCCTCAGTCAAATACTACCCTTGAGGCCTTGACCTTAATCTACCTATAGCAGTCAGAAAAGGTAAGAGATCTTGTACCCAACATcctatctcaaattttgtatcTTACTCAAATTTATCTTCATCATTTCGTGCCTTTACCTCAAGATTGTCTAGTACAATAATTCCCGGGTCTGTTCAAGAGGGACTTGTTATGCCTAAATGGAGAAATTGCCGTTCTTGAAGACATGAAGGCCTTGAAAATGAATAATACTTGGAATCTGGTCGAATTACCACAAGGAAAAACTATGGTGGGATGCAAATGGGTATTTACTGTTAAATATAGGGCATATGGCTCGATTGAAAGATACAAGGCCCTACTTGTGGCTAGAGGCTTCACTCAAACATATGGCATTGATTTTACTGAAACGTTTGCTCCTGTGGCCAAAATCAATACTATTCGAATTCTGTTATCCTTGGCAGCAAATCTTGATTGGCCATTGCCCCAATTGGATATAAAAAATGCATTTCTGAACGAGGATCTTGAAGAGGAAGTTTACATGAGTCAACCTCCGGGATTCGAAGTCAGATTATTTGCAAACTTAACAAATCTTTTTATGGGTTGAAGCAGTCACCTCGTGCCTGGTTTGAAAGATTCTCTCAAGTAATCAAAAAATTAGGATATGTTCAGGGACAAGCAGATCATACACTCTTCTTTAAATATTCTGAGAAAGGAAAAATCACCATTCTCATAgtgtatgttgatgacatcattGTCATTGGAGATAACAATGATGAAATGGAGATGGTTAAGTTGATGATGGCAAAACAATTTGAAGTCAAAGATCTTGGAACAATGaagtattttttatatatgGAAATCGCTAGGAGCAAGAAAGGAATCTCTGTCTCTCAAAGAAAATACACTATAGATCTCCTGAAGGAAACATGTATGTTGGGGTGTAAACCAAGTCATACACCTATTGATCCAGGGAACaaaggaaaaatgtttgagGGTGGACCAGTGGATAAAGAGAGTTATCAACGTCTTGTTGGAAAACTCATTTATCTCTCACATACTCGCCCTGATATTGCCTTTGCAGTGAGCTTAGTAAGCCAATACATGCATTCACCTTGCCAAGGTCGTCTTAATGCAATATACAGAATTTTGAGATATCTTAAACAAACTCCAGGAAGGAGATTATTTCTTCAGAAAACTAATGATAGAAGGGTTACTGTATTCACTGATTCTGATTGGGCTGGATCCATCACTGATTGTACACTTGTTTGGGGAAATCTAATGACATGGCGTAGCAAGAAACAGTCAGTTGTTGCAAGAAGTAGTGCTGAAGCTGAGTATAGAGCTATGGCCCATGGAGCATGTGAACTCATTTGGATTAAAAGAATAATGAAAGAACTAAAGATAGAGTTTGAAGGTCCTATGAGGTTATTCTGTGACAATAAATCAACTATCAGCATCGTTCACAATCCTGTTCACCATGATAGAACTAAACATGTTTAAGTTGATCGGCATTTCATTAAagaaaaactcgaagaaggAATTCTAAGTGTTGAGTATGTTCCCACTTCTCATCAGTTAGATGATCTACTTACAAAAGGACTTTCAGAAAAGACTCATGAACTTCTCGTTGGCAAGCTTGGTCTCATCAACATCTATAGCCAAGCTTGAGGGGCAGTGTAGATTACGATTAATCTGATGGGAATTTAAATTGATATCAATAAGTTGTATTGATGTGATAGGATATGATAATCTTGTAAATTTGGTAGGGTAATATTTTCTAATATCTGTTTCTCCTTAATAGTTGGGATTTGATATATCCATTGTACTataaatttatgtattattttcaatgaaataCACAAGTTTTTTCTCTCAATATTTTTCTCATGTTGCACAAGTTTAGATTCATTTATGCCAAGTTTATGAGCTTTTTTGTTATCGCAATAGCTAAAAATACACTTGTTAGGTGTGGGAATCTACATGTTTTAAATATAAGGTTCTGCTTCTAGATTTCTGATAAATGGTGTGTAAAGGGATGCAGTTTACAAAGCTTTCGTTTTTACGGAGGTCTTTCTATTTTATGTTTCTGTTCAGAtttgtaattttgtttttgaaaattgtattaGTTTTTGGAATTAGTGAAgccttttatatattttaatgctgAATTTGGAGAGAGATCAGTTTGGAATTAATAGATAGTTTTTCTTTGAATTGTCAAATAATACCAGTTAACTTGATATATTTGAGTCGATACGAGTATCTCAGGATTATATGTGGTCACTTCTAAATGAACATAAATTCCTTTCACCCTCTTGCCAAATATGAAGAAGTTTTCAAGAGTAACTTCGAAAGTTTTGTAACTGATAATTTTTcctcaatatttttcatttcaccATAATAAATtccataataaataaatattttttctgttTGTTTTACTAAAAAACAAATATGAGGTTCCTGGATGCCCTTGACAATACATGACTGGCACGGTTTTTACTTGCCAATgtatatgtgtgtatttataCTACCAAATTTTGCAGGTCACACGAATGGTTGTCAGCACATACCAGGCAGCTAGTGGTGCTGGAGCTGCTGCAATGGAAGAGCTTGAACAACAGACTCGTGAGGTGTTTTACTggcttgtttgttttttttaacctTATCACCTGATTAAAGGACGCACTAAATATTTGTTCGCAACAGGTACTGGAAGGGAAAGAACCAACCTGTCAAATTTTTAAGCAGCAGGTTTGATTTAGTgttcttgtttgtttttctcatatttgatgctctaaaaatattttctgcgTCGTACTTTCATTTTGCTTTTATTAACTTTATAGTTCCGTGCAGTATGCTTTTAACCTGTTTTCACATAATGCACCCATCCTTTCCAATGGATACAATGAAGAGGAGATGAAATTAGTAAAAGAGACGAGAAAAATATGGGTAATGCATTGTTTAATTGTACAAGAGAACTGTCAAATTTTGTGTAGTTTATAATTTCCTACTTGATGTTATGATGCAGAAGTTATATATGATCACGTTTAACTGACCCTTTCTACTACATGTGCCACAGAATGATACGAGTGTGAAAGTTACTGCCACTTGCATAAGAGTACCTGTTATGCGGGCTCATGCTGAGAGCATAAATCTTCAATTTGAGAAATCTCTAGATGAGGTAAATCTTCcagtttaaattttttcttttgccTCACTTGTGACAACTGATAAGCAAGTGAACCTTTTTTCATGTGTTGGACAAAAAAAAGTGACTTGTACAAAAAGATATTCATTTATTCAGAGTTATGTACTTCTGCTGTTTGCATATTTTCAGAGCTCTAAAATGATAATAACCTTCAAAAAGGAGATTTATTCAACAACTAATCAGCCTGTAAAACATTACCTTCCCATAAGTTTCTCCTTATCTGCTGAGTCTTATCCTTTTGATTTGTATGTCTATGTTGGAGCACTGTTACTAGAGTTCAATATGATACCATGAAGATGGGAAGCGGTCCAGAGACTATGGACACGACCCTCAAGCATCTTAATTTCCTGTTTTGCCTGATTATACTTATTTGTACTCATTTCCATTTTCAACATAGTTTTAAATAAACCACCTTTTGATATTTGTTTG includes these proteins:
- the LOC140975312 gene encoding uncharacterized protein, coding for MKIPTLSLRHHVNAPFLKTTSAHLPLPRRTNPHFSVRMSLREDGPSVALVGVTGAVGQEFLSVLSDRDFPYRSLMLLASKRSAGKTMTYENRSYTIKELDDTSFDDVDIALFSAGGSISKKFGPIAVEKGAIVVDNSSAFRMDEGIPLVIPEVNPAAMVGIKLKSGKGALIANPNCSTIICLVAATPLHRRAKVTRMVVSTYQAASGAGAAAMEELEQQTREVLEGKEPTCQIFKQQYAFNLFSHNAPILSNGYNEEEMKLVKETRKIWNDTSVKVTATCIRVPVMRAHAESINLQFEKSLDEDTAREILSSAPGVVVIDDRAANHFPTPLEVSNKDNVAVGRIRQDVSLDGNHGLDIFVCGDQIRKGAALNAVQIAEMLL